AGCTCAACCAAAAAGAGAAGGAGCGCCTGGTGCCGATTGAGGGCAGCCCGGTGGACATGCTGAACCCCCCGGCCGGCTGCCCCTTTGCCCCCCGCTGCCGCAGCTGCATGAAGATCTGCCTGCGGGAGATGCCCCCCCGCACCGAGCTTTCAGACACGCACTACACCCAGTGCTGGCTGCTGCAAAAGGCGGAATTTGAGGCCGAAGGAGGGAACGCCCAATGAGCGAAGTGAAAAAGCTGGTAGAAGTGCAGCACCTGCAGCAGCACTTCCCTGCCGGAGGCGTGGGCAAAAAGCGCAAGGTCGTGCAGGCTGTGGACGACGTGAGCTTTTACATCAACAAGGGCGAGACCCTGGGCCTTGTGGGCGAAAGCGGCTGCGGCAAAACTACCACCGGCCGCACCCTGCTGCGCCTGTATGAGCCCACCGACGGCCGCATTATTTATGACGGCCAGGTGATCTTTGACTCCGGCAAGCTGCGGGACTCGAAGAAAAAGGTCGCGGTGGATATGCTACCCTACCGCCGCCGCATGCAGATCGTGTTCCAGGACCCCTATGCCTCGCTGGACCCCCGCATGACCATCGGCGACATTGTGGGCGAGGCCATTGACATTCACAAGCTGGCCGCAAACACCCAGGAACGCCACGACCGCATCATCTCGATGCTGGAACGGGTGGGCCTGAACTCGGAGCACGCCAACCGCTACCCCCACGAATTTTCGGGCGGGCAGCGCCAGCGGGTGGGCATTGCCCGCGCCCTGGCGGTGGATCCGGAGTTCATTGTGTGCGACGAGCCGGTCTCTGCGCTGGACGTTTCGATTCAGGCGCAGGTGGTGAACATGTTCGAGGACCTGCAAAACGAGATGGGCCTGACCTACCTGTTCATCGCCCACGACCTTTCGGTGGTGAAGCACATTTCCAGCCGCATCGGCGTGATGTATCTGGGCAAGCTGGTGGAGTTGGCCGACAGCTACGAGCTGACCTTCCACAGCGTGCACCCCTACACCCGAAGCCTGATCTCGGCCATTCCTGTGGCCGACCCCAAGGCGGCCCGGGAATCGCAGCGGATTGTGCTGGAGGGCGACGTGCCCAGCCCCCTGGACCCGCCCAGCGGCTGCCGTTTCCGCACCCGCTGCCCCTACGCGGACGAGCAGTGCGCGGCCGAAACGCCCGCGTTCAAGGAGGTTGCCAGCGGCCACTGGGCTGCCTGCCACCACCTGGACCGGGTAAAATAAGGCGTTTGTTTCAGACGAAAGGCCCCCACAGCCCGGAACTGCCGGCTGTGGGGGCCTTTTTGCGCAAAGGGCCCGGAAGCATTTGTGAGGGGTCTATAATATTTCACCGGCGGCACAAGAAAAAGCTATTAAAAAGATACAAATTTTTTACAAATCGCAATTTTGTATTGCGATTTACCTTTGTAAAGTGCTACAATACTTTACAAATCCTGCGGAATGCAAGCAAGTGTTCGCAGCAGGAAAACACTCTTGGACCTTTTCAGTAAACCGGCCGGGCGGAAAAGGCTCTCACCCAAAAAGGGGTACCCCTTTTTGCTGTTGCAGGAACTTCCTGCAACAAAGAGCGCTGAAGCCCCAGGGAAACCGGAGGGGACGAGTGGGAAAGAACATTACTTAGGAGGACGCAACCATGAAAAAGATGT
This window of the Oscillospiraceae bacterium genome carries:
- a CDS encoding ABC transporter ATP-binding protein, with the protein product MSEVKKLVEVQHLQQHFPAGGVGKKRKVVQAVDDVSFYINKGETLGLVGESGCGKTTTGRTLLRLYEPTDGRIIYDGQVIFDSGKLRDSKKKVAVDMLPYRRRMQIVFQDPYASLDPRMTIGDIVGEAIDIHKLAANTQERHDRIISMLERVGLNSEHANRYPHEFSGGQRQRVGIARALAVDPEFIVCDEPVSALDVSIQAQVVNMFEDLQNEMGLTYLFIAHDLSVVKHISSRIGVMYLGKLVELADSYELTFHSVHPYTRSLISAIPVADPKAARESQRIVLEGDVPSPLDPPSGCRFRTRCPYADEQCAAETPAFKEVASGHWAACHHLDRVK